A genomic window from Shewanella vesiculosa includes:
- a CDS encoding FdhF/YdeP family oxidoreductase has translation MSSHYQKPTKAGGFPSLQATFTHVLRSQQTKQNLKNLLRVNQTDGFDCPGCAWGDNKQGAFQFCENGAKAVAWESTGKGVGREFFSQYSVRQLAKQTDYWLEYQGRLTEPMRFNAVTDHYEPVTWSEAFSIIATKLNSLSRPDQVEFYTSGRASNEASYLYQLFGRLYGTNNFPDCSNMCHEASGVALTKSIGIGKGTVVLEDFDAAEAIFVFGQNPGTNHPRMMNTLRKAAKQGCKIVTFNNLKEVALEKFASPQNPIELLTPAATTISHLYLTPKLGGDMAAARGMAKFIIEQRPDKIDHDFIQQHSAFFEDYQHKVKHTSWDKIEQQSGLTKAQIIQAATLFSNSKTVISCWAMGLTQHKHSVDIISEVINLHLLCGQIGKKGAGLCPVRGHSNVQGNRTMGINEKPSADFIDKLDNYFATTLPRLAGHNVVEALKALHSKQSKVLICLGGNLAAAAPDTDFTYQAMRNAELNVQISTKLNRSHLQVTHDALILPCLGRTELDQQVSGIQKITVEDTFSMVHASTGMTDPVSEQCLSEIDIVAQMAHATFSHLNHSHTNQSHAGNKLNWLALRDDYSLIRNLIENTITGFSDFNQRIEQPAGFYLGNSAAELVWNTSNQLAQFNPSELPDSVIADCSSNAQTTQSSAEHPILLLQSLRSHDQYNTTIYGMDDRYRGIKGKRNVLFMNQQDAVQLNLVEDQLIDIQSIANDNIVRKVSGFSVVFYDIPRGNIAAYYPETNPLVSINSVGVGSSTPTSKSIPVIITPSSKQVINVALV, from the coding sequence ATGTCTAGTCATTATCAAAAACCAACCAAAGCGGGTGGTTTTCCTTCACTGCAAGCGACGTTTACTCATGTACTGCGTAGTCAACAGACCAAGCAAAATCTCAAAAACTTACTTCGCGTTAACCAAACCGATGGTTTTGATTGCCCAGGTTGTGCATGGGGTGATAACAAACAAGGTGCATTTCAGTTTTGCGAAAATGGTGCTAAAGCAGTGGCATGGGAGTCGACCGGTAAAGGAGTTGGACGCGAGTTTTTCAGCCAATATTCAGTGCGCCAACTGGCAAAACAAACGGACTATTGGTTAGAGTATCAGGGCCGTTTAACCGAACCGATGCGCTTTAATGCTGTCACCGATCACTATGAACCGGTTACCTGGTCTGAAGCTTTTTCGATCATCGCCACCAAGCTCAACAGCTTAAGTCGCCCTGATCAAGTTGAGTTTTACACTTCTGGCCGCGCCAGTAACGAAGCCTCTTATCTTTACCAATTATTTGGTCGGCTGTATGGCACCAATAATTTTCCCGATTGCTCTAATATGTGCCATGAAGCCAGCGGGGTTGCACTAACAAAATCAATCGGCATTGGTAAAGGCACCGTGGTACTTGAAGACTTTGACGCCGCTGAAGCCATTTTTGTGTTTGGCCAAAACCCTGGTACCAACCACCCCAGAATGATGAATACTCTGCGTAAGGCTGCTAAGCAAGGCTGTAAAATTGTGACCTTTAATAATCTTAAAGAAGTCGCCTTAGAAAAATTCGCCAGTCCACAAAATCCCATAGAATTGCTCACTCCAGCAGCCACTACCATTAGTCATTTGTATTTAACCCCTAAGTTGGGCGGCGATATGGCAGCAGCGCGCGGTATGGCTAAATTTATTATTGAACAACGTCCAGACAAAATTGACCATGACTTTATTCAACAGCACAGTGCGTTTTTTGAAGACTATCAACACAAAGTTAAGCACACGAGCTGGGATAAAATTGAACAACAATCTGGGCTAACAAAAGCACAGATTATTCAAGCGGCCACGCTGTTCAGTAACAGTAAAACCGTGATCAGCTGCTGGGCCATGGGGTTAACTCAGCACAAGCATTCGGTCGACATCATAAGCGAAGTGATTAACCTGCACCTTCTGTGTGGTCAAATAGGTAAAAAAGGCGCTGGATTATGCCCTGTCCGTGGCCACAGTAATGTGCAAGGTAACCGCACTATGGGCATTAATGAAAAGCCATCTGCCGATTTTATCGATAAATTGGATAATTACTTTGCTACCACCTTACCGCGCCTAGCGGGCCACAATGTGGTTGAAGCACTGAAAGCGCTGCACAGTAAACAGAGTAAAGTGTTAATATGCTTAGGCGGTAATCTTGCAGCGGCGGCACCTGATACCGACTTTACTTACCAAGCTATGCGCAATGCTGAACTCAATGTGCAAATTAGCACTAAACTTAATCGCAGCCACTTACAAGTGACTCACGATGCATTAATTTTGCCTTGCCTAGGTCGCACTGAATTAGACCAGCAAGTTAGCGGTATTCAAAAAATCACCGTTGAAGACACCTTCAGCATGGTTCATGCGTCAACAGGTATGACCGACCCCGTCTCAGAACAGTGTTTATCTGAAATCGATATTGTCGCCCAAATGGCTCATGCTACCTTCAGTCATCTCAATCACAGCCATACTAATCAAAGTCATGCAGGCAATAAGCTCAACTGGCTAGCTCTGCGCGACGACTATAGCCTTATCCGCAATCTTATCGAAAACACGATTACTGGATTTAGCGATTTTAATCAACGAATCGAACAACCAGCCGGATTTTATCTCGGCAATAGCGCAGCTGAGCTGGTTTGGAATACCAGTAATCAGTTAGCTCAATTTAATCCGAGTGAGTTGCCCGATTCTGTCATCGCAGATTGTTCAAGCAACGCTCAAACAACTCAGTCATCCGCCGAACACCCTATTTTGTTACTGCAAAGCCTGCGGTCTCACGACCAGTACAACACCACGATTTACGGCATGGACGATCGATATCGCGGGATTAAAGGCAAGCGGAATGTATTGTTCATGAACCAACAAGATGCCGTTCAGCTTAATCTCGTTGAAGACCAACTTATTGATATACAGTCTATCGCCAACGACAACATCGTTCGCAAAGTATCAGGCTTCAGTGTGGTTTTTTATGATATCCCACGCGGTAACATTGCCGCCTATTACCCTGAAACAAATCCGCTAGTCTCCATTAACAGTGTCGGAGTCGGTTCATCTACCCCAACATCAAAATCGATCCCGGTGATCATTACGCCATCAAGTAAACAAGTGATTAATGTGGCACTAGTATAA